AATATAGCAAAGCAACAAGTCTAAAGTTGTACTACtgtggttgtacatgtatgttgtatactTACGGCTAACCATTCTATCAGAGTGTATAGTTTTAGGTCACCAGGTCCAGCTTGGTAGTAATTTGTGATCAAGGAGTTGGAATCTTCTTGGTTGAAATTACGTATTTTACAGACTTGGACATCCTTGGGTAGCTGCACAACTCGGATTTCTGGTAACATGTTGGTAGGTATGGATGAAGGTTGCAGTTTTTCAGATAACAAGGTGAAAAAACTAACAGCTTCCTGCAGAAtatgaaatatcaaacaaaGGTATATTAGTAAGTTAAGCACTCCTGGAATTAGTAAAATAGACTGAACTGTCAAAATCAAGTAAGgccaaatgaaaaatatatgttATGATCTACACACCTTTCAATAATACATTGGGTAGGTATTAGTAATTAGGtaggtgggtttttttttttttgggggggggtttgttgttgttgttggtgttttttgtttgtttgtttgttgttgttgttgttgggtttttttttttggggggggggggttcctgGCATTACTATTATTGTGTTATATTTCAGATTTCATTGGTGGAATGATATGGTAAGAATttcccaaatattttctttccaGTGGTTGTACCTGACAACTACCTGCCAAGTATTCAGTTTcaaatatcacatgtacatcagtGATCATGTCAATGTTACATTCTGGATAATTGGCAGCTTGTATGAAATACTACACTTGTAAAACACTTAGACTGTAATCTTGATactacaaaaatcttacaaaagcgatatttgttgagccagatgataaaatgtagcactgttggtcagactttgttgagtcagacgacattttgtttctggttttgtgattttaattgtaaattgtGTTGGAGTGATCTTACCAAATACAAGAAGttcataaattttacatttcattcTAATCAGGTCATACACCAAAACATGTCGTCTGCTGTTTGAAattttgtcaatattcataaacTTCAAAAATTTAGGACAAACTATCACAATGAACACAATTTACAATGTTGCCATTTTTTAATCTTTGTTTCACATTTCAAACAGTATTGACACAAAGCAAAAAGAGTGGTAACCTGAGAACTAAGATTTCCCTGTACAAGTCCTTCGATGTAAAGATTGTGTGTAAACTGATGAGCAAACTTTAAAATTTCATCTTTTGTTACAGTTGATACGATGGCTTTCTTATCCACAGGAGTCCATTTCTTGTCTTGTAAGATGGATAGCCTCACATCACTGGTTAAAATACAGAGAGAAAGTATTAGGAGTAAATATTAACTGTGTTACCGTTATCATTGGCTTTAGAAATGATACAGTATATAGAGAAGGGCTGGTAGTTAGCAAAATCAAAGTTTTGCTGGCTAATTTTccaggatttaaaaaaaaaaaaattatttgtttcaACCAGTATATGCCCATCATTGGGATATTACAACTTCTCCTATTGTAAGGAGCAACATGGCCGCTGTCAAGATCTGGGACAGTTACTGATTGGACAAAAATgattctaaattttaaatttcatcatcAACAGAAATCATGgtataaactttttaaaaaccaTCTTTGTCAGGAGATAAGTCAAAATACTCTTAGCAAGACTTGCCACCATGTGTTTCTACTACATAGGCCTTGTTGTGGGTCATCCTCTCtaagcagccattttgtaaaaATCACTGACATAGTAATATCCCAGACTCTTGCTCAGGGGTGGGGTGCCCTCaacagtgagagtctgggtaaccaagactagactTGTATTCATACATTATACTTACTTGACTAATTTTGATGGTTTAATGATATGGTTATGATAAGATCTTGTCATCTGTTCTTTGACCACTTGAAATAAATCATCAGTTATGGAGAAACCggcaatgaaataaacaatggTTTCAAATAAAAGCTGAAAGTAAAATTATAGACCAATTTTTAAACAACTTTCTATCAAAAATCTTTTGTAGAAATCAGATTTATTTTACAATCACTGAGTAGACGTCTGGATATGTACAAAAACTTTCTCAGAGAAATATTATTACAGCCAAGATAACACGTAATATAAAGGGAGTAATACATTGAACAGATAGTGATAGAGAAATAGAGGGTGTTATACATTGGAAAGCTAGCAATAGAGaaatagagggcgctatacattGGAAAGCTAGCAATAGAGaaatagagggcgctatacataGGAAAGATAGCTTGGGATATTTAACAGAGAGTTCTAAGTTACAAAGGTTACGTTTCCCTTCAAAATCTAGTCCCTCCAGAATGTAAATCGTGTTTTTAATATGCATCATAAGCTTTggcatttgaaataataaataaaccGACAATATGCATGTTTTGTTTAGAGCTATATGTTAAAGTGTGTTCCATACACAagatacatgatacatacaggTAGCTTGTGATTGAGTCCTGCCAGTTTTATACCAAGTCCTGTCTCCAAGGTTGTAAAGTGATATGTTAATTGTGCAACATCAGCAGCATATGCAGTCTCTGATAAATTGTGTTCCAGTATCGTAGTGAAGAAATCTAACCAGCAGAGTGTTTGTGGAGATGTGTTGACTAGTGGTGATATTAAGTGGAAGTATATACAACCTGCCAAGGaaacacattcaaatacatgtgtatattgtgGTGAAGGGAACTCAAAAACTGTGGGAACAAGTTGAAATTTTAGAGATTTTGGGCTCATAGAGGACTATTCTATAAATTCTCGACTGGCCAAATATTTAGCACAGTCTAAAGAATCTCTAATTGGAGATGTCCCTTTAATGATTTTGTATCAACTATTTGATATGCACGAGAATGAATATTTGTGGACTCCGGATtcatattatcaaaattaatgaTATTAGTGAATCCTAATATATTgctgacatctcatcagcatcattACACTATAGTatacccctgacaatgctgacaagttgggatttgcttccaagaaacaTTTTAACTCTGTGAGTAAGAATATCATTTGATACTATcaaacccagagtccatgaacatccAAGAAATGTCTGACTGTGAAATTTTCATGAGATAATTGATGTGTATAAACGTTCTTCCTTAAATGTTGAAGACACAGATTTTGTTGTTCAAAATTTAGATGAAAGTTTACATGAGATGAATAACTGATAATACCATCACATGAATGAATAAAGTTTGAAATTAGGATGAACTTGATCTTGAACGTCAAAAACTTGAATTTCAGCTTCTGGctgaaaatgtttattttcaggatTCAGCAAGACTTCTTTTCTCTTGTCTGTATCTGTCcatccatatgtatgtatgtgtgtgtgtgtgtgtgtgtgtgtgtgtgtgtgtgtgtgtgtgtgtgtgtgtgtgtgtgtgtgtatgtatgtatgtatgtatgtatgtatgtatgtacgtaagtatgtacgtacgtacgtacgtacttacgtatGTGTCAgagtctgtctatctctctctgtgtctgtccaTATTTCTGTCCCAATATGTCTCATGCTCTGCCTGTCTCTCACTACGTTTTTCTGCCTTTCTTGTTTTCCTTCACTCTCTCATTTGAAATCAATATCAGATTGCACAGTATAATCTACACAAAGTTCAGATTATTCTTACCTTTTGGAACTTTGAATTTGTTATCCCGTTTGTACCACAGTATACCTTTAGAATCATCTATTATTTTGACAGGGTAGGGGGTGTCTTCCCTATCAGATtctttcaaatgaaaatctcgGGCTGTTGAAAAACAATTACATTAACATTAGCCACCAAAACTACAGGAATTCTCCAAATTTCACTCCTGTATATAGAAATCAAAAAAGTACAATGTGACTATGTCTTACATATTACCCACAACTTAAAGACTACAACCCAATTGTTTCTGTGCTCTGAAGTCATATATTATAGTAGTTCCAAACTAACAGCATAAATATTTAACCTAGTATATTTTGGTAGACTGGCAGATCAGCCGTTGAGGGCGTGGTCTAATCTACAGTCCTTGCACCATAATGATAAGCCTGGACTGATTACATCATTACAGTATAATATTTCAGCCCCAATAATGTTGACTTGTCATGTGACTGTAGTAAGCTGCTAGACTGTATTTCAAGTCTTTTAATTCTGCACACATCATTTCACTCTTTAAATTGAACCAAAATGAACACGGTGATACTTTTTAGTATCAAAATACATCTATCAATATAAATATAGCTATTGATTGGACCCCTACTCACCTATGAATTTATTGGGTACAGGTAGATGCAAGTCTGGGTTGATGTCGAGATCTGAAATTCAAAATGGAGAAATATTATTGATTCTACTGTGGTATTTCTTCATCAACATTGAACAAATTCTGCTCTTGAGTTTATCTGTAGTACATTTATTAGTAAATaacaatttaacaaaaataaagaTTGAAGATAGTGAATTCTGAACACATATTACATGAAGATTTAGAATATCAATATAATGTTTGATAACTAATAAACCTTTGTTTACTTGAACCTGTCACAGTTAAGGATTTATAAATTTGATACAACATAACTTTGATGAGGCctaaaagaaattgtgtggttccaattatgctcaattttagaataggagGGGGTTGAtagatttttgattttttgatcTTTTTTTCCATGTGTGTCTACttcagttagttatgttttccgttgttttccatatgggcTCGGTGttgttggtttcttctcatcagatgtacagccatcacagattggaagaacagatttatattgtcttttaagttgatatcagtttttgcatccactatttctggcgagacttcacaattttcaaaattttcgaGATTTTATTACGTTTTTCTcgaatatgcaaaaaaaaaaaaaaaattagggcaGGTGgtgaaaaagtaggtgggggttgggtaaccaaAACcaggcaatttttattttaggCCAGAAGGGAGTAGAactttaaaaataaagtaaattattttgtatttattttgaaaaatgactATTCCTCTTTTGACAACATTTGaagtttgaacatttttttttacctgtaTTTACTTGCAAATAGGAAAAATCATAATTATTGATTAAATTTACTGCTAaatcttttttaaattttcctAAATGACTTACTCTGCCATGCTTTGCTCCATTGTTCTGGTATTTCTTCAACACTGTACTTAGTCTGGTACCAGGGTTCAACTTCTTCACATTTACCTTCATGTTTCTTAGATAGTAACATTATATTGGCAGTCTCTGGTGTTAACATGTTGGTTACGTTAGCTATCACCTGGTCAGAaattaatggtaaaacattacttTGGTTATACCTGGTTGCAAAAATGGTCAATTGATATGGTACTTTAGTTAACACAAAGCCAGAAAGGTCCAGTCAAATATTTTAGACCAAGATAACTTCTTCAGCTGTTACTGTATACGATTCAATAACATAGATTTGTCATATGACCAcgtgagggcgctgtatactACCAGATTAAAGTGATAGTTACATTATGCTAATTTAGTTCAAATATCGAGAATGATAAATGTAGAGATGATATCATGACGGAACTAACCTGTTCATTGTATTCAAACATCAACTGATCTCCAGTCAGATAATCTTTAGTTGGGAAATATTGCATATTGGTAACAACATCCTGTACATACTCAACAGGGTCACTCTGGAAACAGAACACAATTTAAACATTAATTTCCCTACATTTATACATCATGGACTAACCACTGCATAGCTCATATTTCCCTACATCTATAGACAATGAACTGACCATTGGCTAGTTAATATTGCCTACATCCATAGACAATGGCCTGACAATTGCATAGCTCATATTTTGACtaacagtacattgtatttgccaAACTATGCACATATTAGCATGTTGGTAATAATACTAGTATCTTGTATTGACGTTATGTAATGGCACGGAGTGACATCGATACACAACAATGGGTAATATCAATAGAATTGTACTTTCAAATACAATTGTGAAAATGATTTGGGTtactttttgttttatcttgCATTTGTGCACTATTGTAAAGTTGTGTGGATAATGTTTTTACCGACATGTCGCTATATAAATAAACTAATTCTAAAACTATAATTCTACGTAATCTACAGGGTCGTCccacaaaacacaaaaaatatacacCATATGTATCGACACATACATGTCAATGATTGAATCTATACATATTATTGTACAGTAATAACTCAATATAGGCACTCAGGTAAAATGATTGAATATCTTTATCAAGATGATGATGGAATGAATTCTCATAGACAATGGTAAAATGTACTGAATTTGACTTTTATTTGACAGTTGTCAAACATCACTAAAATACCACACAAATAGATTactccatatataaaatgacataaaaaCCAACCTATTCTTGAAAACCAAATACTCAATAATAAGTGTGCTAGATAAACAAACCTGTTCTTGAAAACGAAATTCATTATCTTCTATAGTCTGGATTTCTTCATATATTCTATGAAACAAAAAGACACaatgaaatttgttttataatcgacgtgtttatatattttgtaaaccaTGACgaaaattgtagtggtcacaccactacaacagatgcaatgtaaaaatataatggtataaacacattaaaatactaccggaaacccagcactgtttatcacattagaagtaaattttaatcaacttatcaacatctcagtagtaaatacagaacctgttatcattgaaggcgtgaaagtttttgaaatttggttaggcgtgcgaaaatgaagttcaggaaacgcattgatgccagacccccctCTCCCTAAACGAAccaagttcatttattgagtttgtgtgacattgcGTGATACTTGTGGATTCATCTTTTCAACATAATATCCTTATGTTCATCCAGTATAGTACATATCATACTTTAGAATTAAAATTGATACCTCGTGTTCATCTTGTTCAAGTAAACCATCTTGATGGTAATACtgtacaaatcaaatcaaatcaaattcgGGTTGCCACAGCAACATCACCATCACATATCTCACCTTCTCTGAGGACCTTGTGTTTGCAGCATTTTTATGTACTGGAAGATGATTGAAATGACCTGAAAATGAATTCCAAAAATTGTGATTATATTCATGTGACTAGACTACCTTAACTCAGTTGTGGATGGGCGCTGAAAGAATGTTGTGTTTCCCTCAAGTAAACCTCTGGTCATGAGGGTATTTATTAAAATTCATTTGAATCCTTTTTGCGCAGCAAGGAACATTATCACCAACAATTACTGGTTTATTTGGCATGTTTATGAGGAAAGGGTTAATCACAGTCTCTCTGTCATAGGGAACTATTACAATATGTGAGATACATggacaaaatgtaaatacagacatatttgttttctgtaaatAGATTTTACCTTCCTGTATTTTTCTTTAACGGCCTACTCCGCATATAAATAGAGCTTGGATTAAGATGGCActcattatgctagatgactttgactatGTAACACGCTCACAAAGCTCATGGGGTACCGTACCTATAAAACTGccattttagagagtattacagatgtgTTATCTCCAACGTTGGACTACAGTATTATTAATATTctggaaagaaatctgtcactgtatttttggAAATCAGTTATGTTTCGAGACTGCATTCGTGAAAATGTTGGCCTGATACATGTTGCAAGTGTCAAGACactgacctgggattgaaaattagcccttTCACCATCATAAATCTCTTTCTGACTGAAAATATCACCCTTACTTCTCCTGGATACTGTCACAGCTGTCATCTGTAAATGCTGCTGTCATAAAAACCAGAATCATACTTACCTCTCCAAGATTTTCATAGCCATCATCTGTAAGGGTTGCTGTCACAGAAAACACCGCATGTGTTGAGTTACTCTCAAAACCAGAATCATCATTACCAGAGTAAAGTTCTAATGCCCAATATCTACAATGCACAGAAATGGATAATTAGTGTTGCCATGGTTCCTAGAGGCATTTTGTTTCCCCGGTTGACCATTATTATATACAGAAGCCATAGTTGTTATACCATTATCACCTCAATGATCTACCTATGGTGgggagatggggggggggggggaagcttTAGGGAGGGTATGGATGATTTTGTAGAGGAGGAATATCATAGGTACAGTTTGAGAAGTGTGTATGTAGGGGGAGGGCAGTGATTGTGTATGTAGGGGGAGGGCAGTGAGAGAAAatcagacagagatagagacagacacagacaaactgaAAGACAGACATTTAGTCTAAAGaacaaaacatatattattGGCCGAGATACTAGGAGAATACAGTGGTAAGGAAACATGTTAGCCTATCATTCTTTGTAAGATCAAAAACACAGTGAGGTACATCACTTACTTTTTCTTGAGTAATGCCAGAATACTACCACTACCTTCATGGCCAGTTAACCAAGATAAGTAATGCAAGGGTTTGATTCTGTCGAAAGATTAATAAAAAGAAcataaaatgttgtaaaatacaAGTTTTTATTTGATGGGATCTAACACACAACTTTTATTACTCTAAGTagatttacaataaatacagcCAGGTTTGTGAACAACATgatgacaaataaaaacaatggaTGGTCATAAcaaccctttatacttcctcaactcccggGGGgtacatacaatccattgcagcctctgtaactTAAGTGCTTAGGGTTAATCCATTGCAGttacctctatcctaccaggtcccaattaTACGGTACATATCTGCAACTTGGAAAAATCTCAgaaaattttttgaaaatcaccAACTTGTTAACTTAACTGTCCAAAAGATGGGGGCCAAAGTCAAACGTGTATTCAAAGATGGGGTCAAACCTCTGAAATAAATCTTGATAATCAAGAGTCAAGAATCTATGAGTTGAAAAAGGGGTCAAAACCATGGTACAAATGTGAGTATTTACCTGTAGTGGTGTAGTAAGGATGGTAATGCCCACGTTATCTCTACTTGATCAATGTTCTTGACTGGTACCACTGTAAGACATTCAACACAGTATTGGTTAGATTTTGTATTGGAACATAattgtgaaataatatatacGCATAGTAAATTACATCAGACCtttagacagtggaggggatcCACTCTCTATGACTAgattatgtatgtatcatcccaacacattcacatacatgcCTTTATTAGTAACAACACAACAGTTAACCACAATGACTATAAAACTGTTATCAAGgctaatacaatgtatgtgtagaCGACTCTACTTACATTTATAAAGTTGGTGGAACTTTGGTGTGACGAATGGATTGACTTCATCACTGAACGAAGGGCTTGGTAAATTACTGGAAGCagaacacacaaacaaacaattaagtCACAGAACTGTGTATTTCAGAAAGAAAAATTCTTGACTCAAGGATATTGTGATAGCGAAACCTGCATTCAAAACATATGACCTACTTACACATCAgttactaaataaaaaaatataagcattcaatttcaaattcactAGTGTCTTGCTTTTACCTACACTATATTGTCATTATTAATATCATGTATCTGTTGGCGTCTCTGGACTCCTAGTATGATAGTCTGTCGTTCCACACCAATCAGCCAAAAAGAAAACTGATTAACCTCTTTAAGCTTCAATAGATAGTTTGACACTGTTAaaaaagtatacatacatgccaGGGTGTAACAACTTGCACTAAAATAGAATCTGTACTCACTTATTAGGAATTTTACAAAAGATTTCTCTGACCCATTCTTCCAGTGTATCTAATGTTTCTGTAATCAAAACACATCAAATAGATTGATACTGTGTAACATGTTATGATAAATATACCAAATGTTTTAgatacatataatattgtactGGCGTGCAAAAGTATACAAGTAATGCACTTCCTAACAAGAAGTAAAATCAACAAAGTTTTGAATAACAATTCTATGATAGTTAGAAGTAAAATAACCGTGAGCACACGACACATCAAATGTAAAAACCGTATTCATAGATACAACTAAACACagttaatgttttcatttgaagcTATAGTTTGAGCTGGCCACCCATGTGGTTGTCGACATCCTAATCTTGAATAACTAAGAGCAATGAACAGTAACGGCATTTCAGTGCAAGTAACGAACAAGCCCCAGTTTGATCatgttttgtccaaaattgtatataccatgtataaatatcaattttcttTCACAACACATGTATTCTGATTTCTAAGAAATTCACATGTCCACACATCCCAAATTTACTAGTGGTCACTAATACAATAGTATTGTGGGAAAAACTTAGAGAATGTGTGGTAACTTAGTGTCTGCTGTCTTTATGCTACAATaatctggccctcacttcctgcCACCAAACAACTTATGAACAGCgcacctagtggccaaaccatgaaatcttttaccTTTCCTATAACAAGAATATGGCGTATATGAAATCATGTGACTTTGATTTTGTTTGCTTTAGAATCATGTCATCTGCCTACATCCATAATTTCAGGATAATAAGATGTCCTCTACCTCTAGATTGTACTGCAAGTGTCATATACTGTGCTGAATACATCCTTTTTTGAAAGTCATGTAATCTCTTCTGAACATCTAGATTCTTCTCCACTGGatcagttttcaatgtctttGTATTTCCTACAAATTCAAGTCAGGGTGAAAAAGGTACAGatgaaaaataaaactacaaaattatatattactGTACAAGATTATTACCACACTTACGTAGTACATCAATTAAAACACACAATACTAATTTGTCACACAAACACAAAGCCAACCACACTGAATACTATTGGGGTATTATTGGCAAGTGAAAGTTATTGATAATAAAATACCTAAATAGTATCACAATCACACACATTTGGACTGAAGTATGATAACCATTTGTATAAAATTACGATAACAGCAAGACTATGGGGTTAGGATTACGAATACAAGACTACTGGGGTGTGGGTTAGGGTTAAAGTTTGAATCCCTGTAGGTACAGTCCAGTTACAGATTTAGTTATAGCATGCATGGTTATACTAGCTATTACAGTAAGATTagttctacatatatgtacCCACATAAATTTCCCCACAGGATGTACTTACACCACATAAATTTCCCCATGGGATGTCCATATACTAATACCCCACATAAATTTCCCCATAGAATGTCCATATACTTACACCACATAAATTTCCCAATAGGATGTCCATATACTTACCCCACATAAATTTCCCCATAGGATGTCCATATACTAATACCCCACATAAATTTCCCAATAGGATGTCCATATACTTACCCCACATAAATTTCCCCATAGGATGTCCATCTTTAGCAAATGTTCCAATTAACTGTTGCTTTCTGTGTTCATCAGATGTCAAACTCATCTGAAATTCTACAGTCAACAAAACACACAGCAATGAGGTTACATATAGAACAGACATAAACTGTGGAAAGCCTGCAATGGCCTTTTTTACTGCATGATAGTAGACCTTTCTCTGTACGAAAGTGTTcctttttatattttattgtattctataTTGATGTTTGTTATATAAAGATATAATACAAGTTGTAGTACACTAATGCACTTATACTACAAGAGTGTCACCGACCATTAAAATACAGGTGCCAGCTCCATACTGATAAGTGACAGTGAATGACACTAATGTATTTCATCTCATCTAACATTCATGCTTTTattaaacatagtgaattcTCCAATTTAAACATTCTAgaatatttgttacatttttctTGAAGAATGATTAGTAAAAATGAATCATAAAGAGTGATGTGTGCAGATTGAAACAGATGCTGTTGATACAATGTCTGGTTCCCTGGATACAATTTCTGGTTCCCTGGATACAATATCTGGTTCCCTGGATACAATGTCTGGTTCCCTGGATACAATGTCTGATTCCCTAGATACAATGTCTGGTTCCCTAGATACAATGTCTGGTTCCCTAGATACAATGTCTGGTACCCTAGATACAATGTCTGGCTCCCTGGATACAATGTCTGGATCACTGGATACAATGTCTAGTTCCCTAGATACAATGTCTGGTTCCTTAGATACAATGTCTGGTACCCTAGATACAAAGTATGGTTCCCTATATACAATGTCTGGTTCCTTGGATACAATGTCTGGTTCCCTGGATACAATGTCTGGTACCTAGATAGAATGTCTGGTTCCCTGGATACAATGTCTGGTTCCCTGGATACAATGTCTGGTACCCTAGATACAATGTCTGGATGACTGGATACAATGTCTGGT
The Glandiceps talaboti chromosome 6, keGlaTala1.1, whole genome shotgun sequence genome window above contains:
- the LOC144436910 gene encoding nardilysin-like; translated protein: MEEVVKSPNDTREYRVIKLENGLTAMLISDLKSKTEKFPHEDEDDVEGTDEDEDCSDLTDDDEDMEYSDEEDDEEEDDSGDEDGRGDADDEGNMRKKKSGTNSEKMAAAALCVGIGSFSDPADIPGLAHFLEHMVFMGSEKYPDENSFDDFTKKHGGNDNACTDCETTVFQFDIHTKYFKDGLDRFAQFFISPLMKEDSTDREIEAVDSEFQMSLTSDEHRKQQLIGTFAKDGHPMGKFMWGNTKTLKTDPVEKNLDVQKRLHDFQKRMYSAQYMTLAVQSRETLDTLEEWVREIFCKIPNNNLPSPSFSDEVNPFVTPKFHQLYKLVPVKNIDQVEITWALPSLLHHYRIKPLHYLSWLTGHEGSGSILALLKKKYWALELYSGNDDSGFESNSTHAVFSVTATLTDDGYENLGEVISIIFQYIKMLQTQGPQRRIYEEIQTIEDNEFRFQEQSDPVEYVQDVVTNMQYFPTKDYLTGDQLMFEYNEQVIANVTNMLTPETANIMLLSKKHEGKCEEVEPWYQTKYSVEEIPEQWSKAWQNLDINPDLHLPVPNKFIARDFHLKESDREDTPYPVKIIDDSKGILWYKRDNKFKVPKGCIYFHLISPLVNTSPQTLCWLDFFTTILEHNLSETAYAADVAQLTYHFTTLETGLGIKLAGLNHKLPLLFETIVYFIAGFSITDDLFQVVKEQMTRSYHNHIIKPSKLVNDVRLSILQDKKWTPVDKKAIVSTVTKDEILKFAHQFTHNLYIEGLVQGNLSSQEAVSFFTLLSEKLQPSSIPTNMLPEIRVVQLPKDVQVCKIRNFNQEDSNSLITNYYQAGPGDLKLYTLIEWLAMRMEEPVFDILRTQEQLGYVVFAMCRNTFGILGFSITVNTQASKFSVAHVDHRIDAFLQQFVKTLQDMPDSEFEIVVNSLIKLKMVEDLYLAEEVNRNWYEITSRTYLFERLEKEIASLKVLTKDEVIKFLKDHMTNGDECRKLSVQVVGRGEHEQYNQPLMAANNETNIDPDTETDSPDNARSAQSCKEQERKTTSIDHHDNSGLVNGEVSFPVTDDEVMAMEFLPLDDGKTDEVIRDISEWKKNLFVFPVSKLDH